Below is a genomic region from Spongiibacter nanhainus.
AGCCAGCGGGCAAACTCGGCATCCTCAAGAGCCAGCGCTTGCATATCCTGATTTTCCAGTTCGCGGTAGGCAGGGCGCTGGAAAAAGGACTGGGCCCGTTCAATTTCCTCATTGGTCAGGGTTATGGCGCTGTCTTTGATATGAGTCCATTCCTCCTCGACCTTGGCCTTAAATTCCTCGGCGCCCATGGCCCGCACCAATATCTTGATCCGCGCTTTAAACTTGTTGTCCCGACGGCCGAGCTGATTGTAGACCCGGAGAATCGCCTCCAGATAGCTCAGTAAGTGCTCGGCGGGAAGGGCGTCGTGAATGACACTGCCGATAACGGGGGTACGACCCAGGCCGCCGCCGACAATGACGCGGAAGGCGGTGTCGCCGGACTCGGTTTTAACGATCTGCAAACCGATGTCGTGGACCATCACCGCAGCGCGATCGCTTTCTGAGCCGCACACACCAATTTTGAATTTGCGGGGTAGAAAGGCGAACTCAGGGTGAAAAGTGGACCACTGGCGGATAATTTCACACCAGGGGCGGGCGTCTTCAATCTCGTCGGCAGCAACCCCAGAGAACTGGTCTGCGGTGACATTGCGGATGCAGTTGCCGCTGGTTTGCACGGCGTGCATCTCTACCTCAGCGAGCTCCTCAAGGATGTCGGGTACTTCTTCAAGCTGTGGCCAGTTGAGCTGAATATTCTGCCGGGTGCTGACGTGGGCATAGCCCTTATCGTAATCCCGAGTAATCTTGGCTAGGCGGCGCAGCTGGGTGGCATTGAGGGTGCCGTAGGGCACGGCAATGCGCAGCATCGGCGCCAGGCGCTGAATATACAGGCCGTTTTGCAGACGCAGAGGCAGGAATTGCTCCTCGCTGATTTGCCCGTCCAGGTAGCGGGCGGTCTGGTCGCGGAATTGGGCGACCCGTTGTGCGATGATTTTGCGGTCGTAATGATCGTAGGTATACATAACCCATCCAGTATTAAGTCATGCCCAATGCGTTAGCGCCGCGTGTCGCTGCTGTCTGGTGGCAGGGGGCGTCACGCGGCGCTAAACAATTGGGTGGTGTATTCGACTAATTAGCGCAAATTTTAAAAGCTAATCGGCTCAGTCTCTAACGCGTTTTGCGGATAAAGCTTATGAGGGGACTCGATTAAGCACTTTGGCTCAATTGTCGGCGCGAAGCCGTGGCCTCAGGTTGGAATCTGGTATAATAAATGCGTTATTTCCCTGCAGTCTTTATGGCTGCTTGCCACAACAATCCCAAGGCGCTGTTAAAACGCCCTTATCGTGAGAAATGAGGTTGTCCATGACTGATCAATCCCAAGAAAGCCGCGAAGATAACTTCGCCGATGCCTGTGCTGCCATTGCGGTAATCGCGCTGGTTGTCGGTACCGCTGTGTACTGGCTGGCGGGCATGCCCTCGTAGTTGGTCTTAGTTGGATCGCAGTTAGATCTTAGCTGGGGCGTGGCCGCACAGGCGGCCACACTTTCTTTTAGCCGTCCTTTTTTGCCTTTTCTGTCCTCACTTTTTCCCTTACCCCGGCCTCGTTTTACCTGCCTTATCCTCCCCTGAAGCGTCTGCCTATACCACTCAGATCGGGGACTTTCGGGCCAATTCCACCTGACTACAGAAGGAAGTCTCACCCCCGGCTGTGATTCAGCCGGAGGCGGTGACAGTGTGGCTGCGCTACTAGGGATCGTAATCCAGGCTGGGTGACAACCAGCGTTCAACCTCGGCTACTGAGGCCCCTTTACGCTCAGCGATGGACTC
It encodes:
- a CDS encoding nitrite/sulfite reductase, producing MYTYDHYDRKIIAQRVAQFRDQTARYLDGQISEEQFLPLRLQNGLYIQRLAPMLRIAVPYGTLNATQLRRLAKITRDYDKGYAHVSTRQNIQLNWPQLEEVPDILEELAEVEMHAVQTSGNCIRNVTADQFSGVAADEIEDARPWCEIIRQWSTFHPEFAFLPRKFKIGVCGSESDRAAVMVHDIGLQIVKTESGDTAFRVIVGGGLGRTPVIGSVIHDALPAEHLLSYLEAILRVYNQLGRRDNKFKARIKILVRAMGAEEFKAKVEEEWTHIKDSAITLTNEEIERAQSFFQRPAYRELENQDMQALALEDAEFARWLQHNVHPHKQDGYAIATLSLKEVGIAPGDITAEQFEVVADLAERYGFGEARTTHNQNIVLPDVEQQQLLALWKELRDADMAAPTVGTLHDIICCPGGDFCSLANAKSIPIAEAIQRRFDDIDYVYDLGNIDLNISGCMNACGHHHIGHIGILGVDKKGQEFYQVSLGGNAGLDTSLGKILGPSFSQDDIPDVMEKILTTYVEIRHEDEQFIDTYRRVGIDPFKERVYA
- a CDS encoding methionine synthase encodes the protein MTDQSQESREDNFADACAAIAVIALVVGTAVYWLAGMPS